The following are from one region of the Oreochromis aureus strain Israel breed Guangdong linkage group 1, ZZ_aureus, whole genome shotgun sequence genome:
- the dmxl2 gene encoding dmX-like protein 2 isoform X4, whose product MHLHQVLTGAVNPGDCCYSVGSVNDIPFTAYGSGCDVVILASDFECVQIIPGAQNGNIQVGCVECSHQLGRIAASYGNTVCIFEPLSINPNKRHKQLNYQWQKTGQFFLDAITYNLAWDPQGNRILAATERLQLWAPPLTDALIEEEDGQMIDDKPHPVLNDWNCVWQCKTAASVHTAKWSPDGEYFATIGKDDCLLKVWYPTTGWRSAVVVQDLSDKKPLPVHFSFVYLAHPRSVTGVSWRKTSKYMPKGSVCNVLLTSCEDGVCRLWSETLLPEDSLLGGQITENTQSFSSSLPGLAGNKDKIQHALESIHHLKHLRRGRRRSSALVAHSELLPSQLGTQDAHTHRHIAHHANALCHFHISASINPNTDIPSVLADSAVFNPDDGTGGGGFVVHWLNNKDLSFTSSMDLFMLQLRKFSEQQLDQTTEDPLDPEGSPMKFDFDLDEMSDKASSEQGEEGESGEQGSTKASSPGSSSSMPLPSMLLERKMETLITEWNKSPDMLFTIHPLDGSFLVWHVKYLDEFNQGIFRQVQVSFSSRIPVAFPTGDANSLSKNILMYACTLTEGVSAGVGKQGRIVQHVSHSASASAGLSSAAVTSPPNPHISPAVMMVSKHVDGSLNQWAVTFAERSDFSNVLTVSHKFRYCGHRFHLNDQACHTVLPLLLTSSHHNALLTPPSAPGSLEGEQPPTFPLPKGLPRKQLRNAATRTFHDPNAIYSELILWRVDHIGPLSCTGGVSELARINSLHTSAFSNVAWLPTLVPSTVLGTYCNSASACFVASDGKNLRLYQAVVDARKLLDELSDPETSKLVGEVFNIVSQQSTARPGCIIELDAITNQCGASTQLLHVFQEDFILGYKPQKEPEANTPVFPPGGDYQPPPFSEKFFLVVIEKDLNRNSVLQMWHLHLKSVQACVDEPRPDYSFQSQLMVPNQVVNADSSPETSPVRPLPRSTSTANLQSASKLILSSKLVYSKRLDLPHGVEVTRATPSAGHLSSSSIYPVCLAPYLIVTTCSDSRVRFWHCAVEGGDGNGMDGEDNWVYRWEPWALMNEEEDNNSAVCVSGRPVAVSCSYIGRLAVAFKQPRQGQSLSSREDFSMHVSIYECESTGGSEWVLEQTVHLDDFARPSSTLDPRVSVDSNLFVYSRSDLYMSRDHSSPNIKHYVHLDWLSKEDGSHILTVGVGSNILMYGRISGVVNEQTSSKEGVAVITLPLGGSIKQGIRSRWILLRTIDLLSSVDGTPSLPVSLSWVRDGILVVGMDCEMHVYAQWHQDKKPGEGEEGNLSSADIAGGQSTVSSSIFEGRARSKSVFEGSTAVDEALRAPAGLQEGGLFEAAHSLSPTLPQYHPTQLLELMDLGRVRRAKAILAHLVKCIAGEVAVVRDVEAGEGGARRHLSRTISVTGSTAKDTIVSGRDGGRDYTEINSIPPLPLYSLMLADLDTSYKGPEENAKGTKGTDGEAAQKSTEDQYADLFQVPTVTTDDFVNFATDKPEKKSRVINLSQYGPTYFGPEHAQVLSSHLMHSSLPGLTRLEQMFLVALADTVATTSAEVASSTDQQYTGGEALDECGLRYLLAMRLHTCLLTSLPPLYRMQLLHQGLSTCHFAWAFHSEAEEELLNMIPAMQRGDPQWSELRAVGVGWWIRNINTLRKMVEKLGKAAFQRQNDPLDAALFYLAMKKKAVLWGLFRSQHDEKMTQFFKNNFSEDRWRKAALKNAFSLLGKQRFEQSAAFFLLAGSLKDAIEVLLEKMEDLQLAMIVARLYEADFENSSTCQGLLYEKVLGCNRDGSGYHCSRLHPDPFLRSIAYWIMKDYTRALDTLLERIPKEDDENPDVMVKACNPVVFSFYNYLRTHPLIIRRHFANPAGTATTVGLTAEKSSADEINLIERKLFFTTANAHFKVGCPVLALEVLSKIPKVCKKSGSSPLSKASSKANLNTSQPLENGTQGGLDWGSPAAPTKAWGGNDGVGGLDWSQPMVKVEEDELKLDWGNDKEDDEDEDDDGLTMKKPELETKGEEGSGKGSQKLQREDSQGESEVDVIAEQLKFRACLKILMTELRTLATGFEVDGGKLRFQLYNWLEKEIAAMHKICNYKVEGKEEESEVERWGERSTSVDISDDVLERTDAGAYERHQMERRRLQAKQQHSERRKAWLRKNQALLRVFLSYCSLHGAKGGGVTSVRMELLFLLQESQQETTVKQLQSPLPLPTTLPLLSAYIAPTKTVIANPVLHLSNHIHDILYTLTLMETPPHPDIMDDRVSALHTLAASLSACIYQALCDSHSYSCQTETNQFTGMVYQGLLLSERKRLRTESIEEHITPTSAPAQWPGVSSLISLLTSARDEDQPKLSVLLCEAVVAVYLSLLIHGLGTHSSNELFRLAAHPLNNRVWAAVFGGGAKVIIKPKRPEAPPVPADFEAARPEESQETGRPEQSNFTSNPTVTPTETQRPKRPPPPVLRDEGVGTVVSAANTSCE is encoded by the exons GCCTATGGCTCAGGATGCGATGTAGTGATCTTGGCTAGTGACTTTGAGTGTGTTCAGATTATCCCGGGAGCTCAGAATGGAAACATACAGGTGGGCTGTGTGGAGTGCTCCCACCAGCTTGGCAGG ATTGCTGCATCCTACGGAAACACAGTCTGCATCTTTGAACCTCTTTCTATCAACCCAAATAAACGCCACAAG CAGCTTAACTATCAGTGGCAAAAGACAGGACAGTTCTTCCTTGATGCCATCACCTACAACCTGGCCTGGGACCCACAAG GGAACCGTATCCTAGCAGCAACCGAGCGACTCCAGCTGTGGGCACCTCCACTGACGGATGCCCTGatagaggaggaggatgggCAGATGATTGACGACAAGCCCCACCCTGTCCTCAATGACTGGAACTGTGTCTGGCAGTGCAA GACTGCTGCCTCTGTCCACACAGCCAAGTGGTCTCCTGATGGAGAGTATTTTGCCACAATTGGAAAG GATGACTGTTTACTCAAGGTTTGGTATCCCACTACTGGCTGGAGATCCGCAGTGGTGGTCCAGGACCTGTCTGATAAAAAGCCTCTTCCTGTTCACTTCTCCTTTGTTTACTTGGCTCATCCTCGCTCGGTCACTGGTGTGTCCTGGAGGAAGACCAGCAAGTACATGCCCAA GGGTTCAGTGTGCAATGTGTTGCTGACATCTTGTGAGGATGGAGTGTGTAGATTATGGTCGGAGACCCTGTTACCTGAAGACAGTCTGCTTGGTGGACAGATCACTGAGAACACACAGTCCTTCAGCTCTAGCCTGCCAGGCCTGGCAGGCAATAAGGACAAGATCCAGCATGCTTTGGAG TCAATCCACCACCTAAAACATCTGCGCCGTGGCCGGCGACGGTCCTCTGCTTTAGTGgcacacagtgagctgctgcccTCTCAGCTGGGCACACAGGATGCACACACTCACCGCCACATCGCTCATCATGCCAATGCCCTGTGTCACTTCCATATCTCGGCCAGTATTAATCCCAACACAG aTATCCCATCAGTGCTAGCTGACTCTGCAGTGTTTAACCCAGACGATGGCACAGGTGGCGGAGGCTTTGTGGTTCACTGGCTCAATAATAAGGATCTTAGCTTCACTTCATCCATGGACCTTTTTATGCTGCAACTCCGTAAATTCTCTGAACAACAGCTGGACCAAACTACTGAGGACCCCTTGGATCCTGAAGGATCCCCAATGAAATTTGACTTTG acCTGGATGAGATGTCTGACAAAGCATCCTCAGAGCAAGGAGAAGAGGGTGAGTCAGGGGAGCAGGGAAGCACCAAGGCATCCTCCCCAGGATCCAGCTCTAGCATGCCTCTGCCTTCCATGCTGCTAGAGAGGAAGATGGAGACTCTGATCACAGAGTGGAACAAGAGCCCGGACATGCTGtttaccatccatccattggATGGATCTTTCCTGGTTTGGCATGTGAAATACTTGGACGAATTCAACCAAGGCATCTTCAGACAGGTTCAG GTGTCCTTCTCCTCCCGTATTCCAGTAGCATTTCCCACAGGAGATGCCAACTCACTGAGTAAAAACATCCTCATGTACGCCTGCACTTTGACTGAGGGTGTAAGTGCTGGAGTAGGCAAGCAGGGAAGGATAGTCCAACATGTGTCCCACTCTGCTTCAGCCTCAGCTGGCCTTAGTTCTGCTGCTGTGACCTCCCCTCCCAACCCTCACATTAGTCCAGCTGTCATGATGGTCTCCAAGCATGTTGATGGATCTCTTAACCAG TGGGCTGTGACATTTGCAGAGCGTTCTGACTTCTCCAATGTACTGACAGTATCTCATAAGTTCCGGTACTGCGGCCATCGTTTCCATCTGAATGACCAAGCTTGTCACACAGTGCTGCCACTGCTGCTGACTTCCTCTCACCACAATGCcctgctcacccctccctcaGCCCCTGGAAGTCTGGAAGGAGAGCAGCCTCCTACCTTTCCCCTACCAAAGGGTCTTCCAAG GAAGCAGCTTCGTAATGCAGCTACAAGGACCTTCCATGACCCCAACGCCATCTACAGTGAGCTGATTTTGTGGCGAGTGGACCACATTGGACCCCTGTCCTGCACTGGAGGTGTCTCAGAATTGGCCCGTATCAACTCTTTGCACACCTCTGCCTTCAGCAATGTTGCTTGGCTACCCACGCTAGTACCCAGCACTGTACTTG GAACTTACTGTAACAGTGCCAGTGCCTGCTTCGTGGCGTCAGATGGTAAAAACCTGCGTCTCTATCAAGCTGTTGTGGATGCCAGGAAACTACTGGATGAGCTGTCAGATCCTGAAACATCT AAACTAGTGGGCGAAGTGTTCAATATCGTCAGCCAGCAGTCCACAGCCAGACCCGGCTGTATCATAGAGTTGGACGCTATTACAAACCAG TGTGGAGCCAGTACACAGCTGCTACACGTCTTCCAAGAGGACTTCATTCTAGGTTACAAGCCCCAGAAAGAACCAGAAGCAAACACACCAGTCTTTCCTCCTGGGGGAG ATTACCAACCTCCTCCCTTCTCTGAGAAGTTTTTCCTGGTGGTGATAGAAAAGGATCTCAACAGGAACTCTGTTCTGCAGATGTGGCATCTACATCTTAAGTCTGTGCAGGCCTGTGTGG ATGAGCCAAGACCAGATTACAGCTTCCAGAGCCAGCTGATGGTTCCCAATCAAGTTGTGAATGCTGACTCATCTCCAGAGACTTCTCCTGTCAGACCCCTGCCACGGTCAACTTCAACAGCTAACTTGCAATCTGCTAGCAAACTGATCCTCAGTTCAAAGCTGGTTTACAGCAAACGCCTTGACCTTCCTCATGGGGTGGAGGTTACTCGGGCGACCCCATCAGCAG GACATCTGAGTTCCTCCTCTATTTACCCCGTGTGCCTGGCTCCATACTTGATTGTTACAACCTGCTCTGATTCCCGAGTGCGGTTCTGGCACTGTGCTGTGGAGGGTGGTGATGGTAATGGTATGGATGGCGAGGACAACTGGGTATACCGCTGGGAGCCCTGGGCCCTGATGAATGAAGAGGAGGACAACAacagtgctgtgtgtgtgtcaggccgGCCTGTAGCTGTGTCGTGTTCTTACATCGGCAGGCTGGCTGTGGCTTTCAAACAGCCACGACAAGGGCAG AGTCTAAGTTCCAGAGAAGACTTCTCTATGCATGTGTCCATCTACGAGTGTGAGTCTACTGGTGGCTCAGAGTGGGTTTTAGAGCAAACTGTCCACCTGGATGATTTCGCCAGACCCTCTTCCACCCTGGATCCAAGAGTCAGTGTGGACTCGAATCTCTTTGTCTACAGCAG GTCTGACTTGTACATGAGCAGAGACCATAGCTCACCCAACATTAAGCACTACGTGCACTTGGACTGGCTATCAAAGGAGGATGGATCGCACATCCTCACTGTGGGAGTGGGCTCCAACATTCTTATGTATGGCCGTATCTCTGGCGTGGTCAATGAGCAGACTAGCAGCAAGGAGGGTGTGGCTGTTATCACCCTTCCTCTAGGGGGCAGTATCAAACAGGGGATCCGCTCACGCTGGATCTTGCTTCGGACCATTGACCTCCTGTCATCTGTGGATGGCACCCCATCGCTGCCGGTCTCCCTTTCCTGGGTCCGGGATGGCATCCTAGTGGTGGGCATGGACTGTGAAATGCATGTGTATGCACAGTGGCATCAGGACAAGAAGCCCGGTGAGGGAGAAGAAGGCAACCTTTCATCAGCAGACATAGCCGGAGGTCAAAGCACAGTGTCCTCCTCGATCTTTGAAGGGAGGGCCAGGTCAAAGagtgtgtttgaggggagtaCTGCAGTAGATGAGGCCCTTCGTGCACCGGCAGGACTTCAAGAAGGAGGACTCTTTGAAGCAGCTCACTCGCTGTCCCCAACTCTGCCTCAGTACCATCCAACCCAGCTGCTGGAACTCATGGACCTTGGCAGAGTTCGGCGTGCCAAG gCCATCCTCGCCCACCTGGTAAAATGTATTGCTGGGGAAGTCGCTGTGGTTAGGGATGTGGAGGCAGGTGAGGGCGGAGCCAGGAGACATCTGTCTCGGACAATCAGCGTTACTGGCAGCACAGCAAAAGACACCATAGTGTCGGGCCGTGACGGAGGCAGGGACTACACAGAGATCAACTCCATCCCTCCCTTGCCTCTGTACTCCCTCATGTTGGCTGACCTAGACACCTCTTATAAAGGACCTGAAGAGAATGCTAAGGGAACTAAAGGGACTGATGGTGAGGCAGCCCAAAAGTCCACAGAGGACCAGTATGCTGACCTCTTCCAG GTGCCAACAGTTACCACGGATGACTTTGTAAACTTTGCCACAgataaaccagagaagaaatcCCGAGTTATTAACCTCTCTCAATATGGGCCTACCTATTTTGGGCCAGAACATGCtcag GTGCTGTCCAGTCACCTCATGCACTCCAGCCTTCCAGGCCTGACCCGCCTAGAGCAGATGTTCTTGGTGGCCTTGGCTGATACTGTTGCAACCACAAGTGCTGAGGTCGCAAGCTCCACTGATCAACAGTACACAG GTGGCGAGGCTCTTGATGAGTGTGGACTAAGGTACCTGCTCGCCATGCGTCTTCATACCTGCCTGCTCACCTCTCTGCCCCCACTCTACCGCATGCAGCTGCTCCACCAAG GCCTTTCAACGTGCCACTTTGCATGGGCGTTCCACTCAGAGGCAGAGGAAGAGCTGCTGAACATGATCCCAGCAATGCAGAGAGGCGACCCACAGTGGTCTGAGCTCCGGGCCGTGGGTGTGGGTTGGTGGATAAGAAACATCAACACTCTGAGGAAAATGGTGGAGAAG TTGGGAAAAGCTGCATTCCAGAGGCAAAATGACCCTTTAGATGCTGCCCTGTTCTACTTGGCCATGAAGAAGAAAGCTGTCCTGTGGGGACTCTTTAG GTCTCAGCACGATGAGAAGATGACTCAGTTCTTCAAAAACAACTTCAGTGAAGACCGCTGGCGAAAGGCAGCTCTCAAAAATGCTTTCTCCCTACTGGGAAAGCAGCGCTTTGAACAGTCGGCTGCCTTCTTCCTGTTGGCTGGTTCCCTCAAAGATGCCATAGAG GTGTTGCTGGAGAAGATGGAGGATCTCCAGTTAGCCATGATAGTAGCAAGGCTGTATGAAGCTGATTTTGAGAATTCATCCACCTGCCAAGGCCTCCTTTATGAGAAGGTCTTGGGCTGCAACAGGGACGGGAGTGGTTACCACTGTTCCAGGTTGCACCCCGATCCGTTCCTCCGCAGCATAGCCTACTGGATCATGAAAGACTACACGCGAGCCTTGGACACATTATTGGAGCGAATCCCAAAAGAGGACGATGAGAACCCTG ATGTGATGGTAAAGGCTTGCAACCCTGTGGTGTTTAGCTTCTATAACTACTTAAGGACACACCCTTTGATCATTCGCCGCCACTTTGCAAATCCAGCGGGCACAGCAACAACAGTAGGCCTTACTGCTGAAAAGAGCAGCGCAGACGAGATCAACCTCATAGAGCGCAAACTGTTCTTCACTACAGCCAATGCACACTTCAAG GTGGGCTGCCCAGTTTTAGCTCTGGAAGTACTTTCCAAGATCCCCAAGGTTTGCAAGAAGTCTGGCTCATCGCCTCTCAGCAAGGCTTCATCCAAGGCCAATTTAAACACAAGCCAACCCTTGGAAAATGGCACTCAGGGAGGTTTGGACTGGGGCTCTCCAGCAGCACCGACAAAGGCCTGGGGAGGAAATGATGGCGTTGGTGGGTTGGACTGGAGCCAGCCTATGGTGAAGGTAGAGGAAGATGAGCTGAAGCTGGACTGGGGAAATGACAAGGAAGATGACGAGGATGAGGACGATGATGGTCTGACAATGAAGAAACCAGAGCTTGAAACCAAAGGAGAGGAGGGTTCAGGAAAAGGCAGCCAGAAACTGCAAAGAGAGGACTCACAG GGCGAGTCGGAGGTCGACGTGatagcagagcagctgaagttCCGTGCCTGTCTGAAGATCCTCATGACAGAGCTGCGTACATTGGCTACAGGCTTTGAGGTGGACGGAGGGAAGCTCCGCTTTCAGCTCTACAACTGGCTGGAGAAGGAGATAGCAGCCATGCATAAAATCTGCAACTACAAG GTGGAAGGAAAGGAGGAAGAGTCAGAGGTGGAGCGCTGGGGAGAACGCTCAACATCGGTGGACATATCAGATGACGTATTGGAGCGTACAGATGCCGGAGCCTATGAGCGTCATCAGATGGAGCGCCGGCGGCTTCAggccaaacagcagcactctgaGAGGCGCAAGGCATGGCTGAGGAAGAACCAGGCCCTGCTCAGAGTGTTTCTATCCTACTGCAGCCTTCATGGAGCCAAGGGAGGCGGAGTCACTTCTGTTCGTATGGAGCTTCTGTTCCTCCTGCAGGAGAGCCAGCAG GAGACCACAGTGAAGCAGCTGCAGTCCCCTCTGCCTCTGCCTACTACACTGCCCCTGTTATCTGCTTACATTGCCCCCACCAAGACGGTCATAGCCAACCCTGTTCTCCACCTCAGCAATCACATACACGACATCCTCTACACCCTCACACTCATGGAGACCCCACCACATCCGGACATCATGGACGATCGG GTGAGCGCTCTGCACACGCTAGCAGCATCTCTGTCTGCTTGCATCTATCAAGCACTGTGTGACAGTCACAGCTACAG CTGTCAAACAGAGACCAACCAGTTTACAGGGATGGTTTACCAGGGCCTTTTGCTCAGTGAGAGGAAACGACTCCGCACAGAAAGCATTGAAGAACATATTACTCCCACCTCTGCCCCTGCACAGTGGCCAG GTGTGTCGTCCCTGATTTCTCTGTTGACGTCCGCAAGGGACGAGGACCAGCCAAAGCTCAGTGTGCTCCTGTGTGAAGCTGTTGTGGCAGTTTATCTTTCACTGCTAATCCATGGCCTGGGCACTCACAGCAGCAATGAACTCTTCCGCCTGGCAGCACATCCCCTCAATAACCGGGTGTGGGCCGCAGTCTTCGGAGGAGGGGCCAAAGTCATCATTAAGCCAAAGAGGCCTGAGGCTCCACCAG TGCCAGCTGATTTTGAGGCAGCCAGGCCAGAGGAGTCTCAAGAGACAGGAAGACCAGAGCAGAGCAACTTCACCTCAAACCCCACTGTCACCCCTACTGAAACCCAGCGCCCTAAACGACCCCCTCCTCCTGTTTTAAGGGACGAGGGGGTGGGCACTGTGGTATCTGCAGCTAACACCAGCTGTGAGTAA